From the Nodularia sphaerocarpa UHCC 0038 genome, the window CCACCACGTCCCCGTAAACCACTGCGGGTAATCGCATCTACCACCTCGGTAGGAGTCATTTCTCGCAAGACATGATAAAGGGCTTGATAACCTTCCGCAGCAATATAAGATTGAATGCGTTCTGGATCAATTTTGCCACTGTTTTCTAACACAATGGACATTTGAGATGTAAAAAATGGATGAGTTAAATCACTCTGTGAAACTGCTGTTTCTCCCCCATTCAGAGCAGTAATAATTGAGGGTGCATCATCTGGTGTAACTTTTTCGTAGAGCGTATTTACACTTTCTGATTCAGTGTTTCTCTCAACCTGAACTAATGGACCTTGACAACACAAACGCATACAGCCAACGCCATAAACTTCTACTTTTTCCGCCAAATTTTCTGCTGTCACAGCCTCTTCTAGACGCTGTTTAACTGCTTGTGAATTAGTAGCTAAACAAGCAGCTGCAATACAACAGCGAATTTGCACAGGTTTCTGTGAATCAGATTCTTTGCGGGCAATTTCCTTTAATTCAGCTAGATCCATTTTGCAGCCATCCTTTGATGCATTCGCCAACTGATTCCGGAGTTTGGTCGCCTAAAACGGTATCATCAAATACTACAACAGGCGCAATTCCACAAGGACCAAGACACCTGGCTGTGAGCAGTGAAATTTGACCATCTGTTGATGTTTCACCAGGGCGGATATGTATAGAATTTTCCAGACTGTTGAGGATTTCTTCAGCGCCTTTGACATAACAAGCTGTACCTGTACACACCATGCAACTATGCACGCCAATAGGTGCAAGTGAAAAAAAATGGTAGAACGTCGCAACGCCATAAACTGTACTAGGTGGTAGTTTTAATTGGTGCGCGATATAAACTAATACATCCTTTTCTAAATAGCCAAAAAGTTCCTGGGCTTTGTGCAATATCTCAATCAATGCATCCTGTTGATACTGATAGCGTTTGATTGTTGCTGACAGAATTTTTAAACGCTTATCCCCTTGAGTATCTGTTGCTGAGGAAGCTTTTGCTTGGTTGTTATTTTTAACAGCAGATGCTAAATCCATCGCTCTCGCCTCTTGGTTGCGATGTTCCAAGTCTAACAATCCATTAAGATGATAGAAGAACAATTTGAGAAACTTGTGATGAAAGTTAAACTTAATTTTTTTCATGGGTTTTAGTTCAGTAATATCAAGATAAAACGGCAACAGATATAATAGACATCTCCGGGAAAGAATGTA encodes:
- the hoxE gene encoding bidirectional hydrogenase complex protein HoxE — encoded protein: MDLASAVKNNNQAKASSATDTQGDKRLKILSATIKRYQYQQDALIEILHKAQELFGYLEKDVLVYIAHQLKLPPSTVYGVATFYHFFSLAPIGVHSCMVCTGTACYVKGAEEILNSLENSIHIRPGETSTDGQISLLTARCLGPCGIAPVVVFDDTVLGDQTPESVGECIKGWLQNGSS